One genomic region from Mycobacterium basiliense encodes:
- a CDS encoding decaprenylphospho-beta-D-erythro-pentofuranosid-2-ulose 2-reductase: MVLDAVGNPQSVLLLGGTSEIGLAICERYLRNAPARIVLACLPDDPGREDAVAEVRAAGARSVELIDFDAVDTDSHPKVIEQAFTGGDIDVAIVAFGLLGDAEELWQNQRKAVQIAEINYTAAVSVGVLLAEKMRAQGFGQIIAMSSAAGERVRRANFVYGSTKAGLDGFYLGLSEALREHGVRVLVIRPGQVRTRMSSHLKEAPLTVDKEYVANLAVTASAKGKELVWAPATFRYVMMVLRHIPRSIFRKLPI, encoded by the coding sequence ATGGTGCTCGATGCTGTAGGAAACCCCCAGTCGGTGCTGCTGCTCGGCGGCACTTCGGAGATCGGGCTGGCCATCTGCGAGCGCTACCTGCGCAATGCGCCGGCCCGGATTGTGTTGGCCTGCCTGCCCGACGACCCGGGCCGGGAGGACGCCGTCGCTGAGGTGCGCGCCGCCGGCGCGCGATCGGTGGAGCTGATCGACTTCGATGCCGTGGACACCGACAGTCATCCGAAGGTGATTGAGCAGGCGTTCACCGGCGGCGATATCGATGTGGCGATCGTCGCGTTCGGCTTACTAGGCGATGCCGAGGAGCTGTGGCAGAACCAACGCAAGGCCGTGCAGATCGCCGAAATCAACTACACCGCAGCGGTTTCGGTCGGCGTTCTGCTGGCCGAAAAGATGCGCGCCCAGGGATTCGGCCAGATCATCGCCATGAGCTCGGCTGCGGGCGAGCGGGTGCGGCGCGCCAATTTCGTCTACGGCTCCACCAAGGCCGGTCTGGACGGCTTCTACCTGGGGCTGTCCGAAGCGCTGCGCGAGCATGGCGTCCGCGTGCTGGTAATCCGGCCTGGCCAGGTACGCACCCGAATGAGTTCGCATCTCAAGGAAGCTCCGCTGACCGTCGACAAGGAGTACGTCGCCAACCTCGCGGTGACCGCTTCCGCAAAAGGTAAGGAATTGGTTTGGGCGCCAGCAACATTCCGTTACGTGATGATGGTGTTGCGTCATATCCCGCGGAGCATCTTCCGCAAGCTCCCAATTTGA